The following proteins come from a genomic window of Pyxidicoccus sp. MSG2:
- a CDS encoding OTU domain-containing protein produces MDDEVEPDEGGMDDEPGSELFEGDAYDAVLEELDSQGSHRLSFDELSGETLRAASADAIMPPLEAPPEPMEDDLVEERWVPPGEETTVSDKPVLPPSFPLRVLLWNIADLGGGPSGTLPVRKQWTISALAHVIRVAKPDVATILELKKKGGARLVEPKRPVPMQQNAGRSGSGKKLAELVRLARHFVEPGGYNVKYAAPNEVARVTELEAALLNDLARFFSARVRRTIWPGFDASSSPDPGWSDLTRSLGDDTLARLDENIEKGWGACEPELVERFGRPRRKAAEDTDEDKDPRLVALDIDVNKRPEHKLKVYRLLCVRLLVEEGYYDWLQPYHSRYEANEKKKGEPGAEERVKRNDLAELAVSQLRLHCGMLFQYFLAIVGGLAPEKPPSVRQIGLENILHRANDEHLQRVYEAKYADYLERKNDTEDAPETHAGLREFLRIRDELNAQCEARGEESYASWPETVPDQPIKGLYTQDEAYGVLWRKSKVEVDATAISYLSAYVARRDSESAPLKMEVGAGQEDAEAAGVLEMDEGGEEEDAETASPVKSLFSKREPLRIPVRLAKVKDAPAVGVVAWHPPAPGDRNKEARGRDFPTFLQYCKDERREKSLGVILSDLNIDTARPKKERAPDETPYIDTCIPRLSFHQFFATLLGPGADASHLYTQADQRSTIAKSVFDDWAVNSKHDFGGGSHQLLRTLLNEHINPAVFAPIKTAKGHELQAPLTSGEELLGYIESFVTPPQQRYGASGYDKILVYSPRADGWTLKQSSVFVIPFPMALADAKEEGLFFIHGKLLPTHLQPFWRLIQTEDGELPEEERIFDKLRGSDVKLMGSDDARWEALMVAAKKLSDHMPLVSDLQLVYNGQDALVIEEEPLLLPTGSPELEALEALCLAFQKSMGSAEEATRALDDILEAAARVPEADHPRAGALVADAMQVRETLDVLRAEGFDTADFWGKRPVLESDGGGRGAANGVSLDTYLTFIGQARVPNAGGGNCLFRTLSQLLFGTERHHADVRQAVVNHLDDLLAGTVQDDGGLVGPLPVAAFRQHMELMLDWHREAWPNQLAYRRVVGTDEWRQYLRAMSRDGVWGDHVALAAASHLFGVRFDLHARTSNASYWTDLVDFVPRTEGHEAARTLLIANLGNTHYEAVGPMGAALPEEEALPPVLIPLCAPRRRAEEGVPQPAQKSEAKASSSPTQGASSSPLKGPVHLWPSTTYFKKDTPAHHLHALFLFGENDVEKKKSRQQKSEQHSTQAVIRLNPNALGIRTCWFSGVGMLDKDLARNQQAIDEDCDEALQLLKSGAYMTLVVPWDHTTNTVDIGTGVADLPAGAPQTWAHLQKKIQELIDWANARLGTVMVVPQAAVLVPSVVQQQASDLYMQEVSDAMLKAPALGDDSSTSVVGASNVVSLRTLLFSGASSPETGLLSDVDYEKNKAMLDEDLEELSRRVESGQFRRLVLPRDEEHQIVLGTELGRLDVNAPRTLDYLRKRLEALCKRCEEIHVIPASALMEDEDREDGNGMQGVQESQSLSASGDLPAPNRLKRTRSDRDKVVFAGEEEEARLPGEDESALKKHKDRSSRAFATFRPSSSVDPDVAVKDRPKRTRSQRDGLEDEEPPPGLPEEDESAIKKKKEAPQGEEEAEEDQAGGM; encoded by the coding sequence ATGGACGACGAGGTCGAGCCCGACGAGGGAGGGATGGACGACGAGCCGGGCAGCGAGCTCTTCGAGGGTGACGCGTACGACGCCGTCCTGGAGGAGCTGGATTCGCAGGGCTCGCATCGCCTCTCCTTCGACGAGCTGAGCGGGGAGACCCTACGGGCCGCGTCGGCCGACGCCATCATGCCGCCCCTGGAGGCGCCACCCGAGCCGATGGAGGATGACCTCGTCGAGGAGCGGTGGGTCCCGCCCGGCGAGGAGACCACCGTCTCCGACAAGCCCGTGCTCCCCCCGAGCTTCCCGCTCCGGGTGCTCCTGTGGAACATCGCGGACCTGGGCGGCGGCCCCAGCGGGACGCTGCCGGTGCGCAAGCAGTGGACCATCTCCGCCCTGGCCCATGTCATCCGCGTGGCGAAACCCGATGTCGCCACCATCCTGGAGCTGAAGAAGAAGGGCGGCGCGCGCCTGGTAGAGCCCAAGCGCCCGGTGCCCATGCAGCAGAACGCCGGCCGCTCGGGCAGCGGCAAGAAGCTGGCGGAGCTGGTGCGGTTGGCCAGGCACTTCGTCGAGCCCGGGGGCTACAACGTCAAGTACGCCGCGCCGAACGAGGTGGCGCGCGTCACGGAGCTGGAGGCGGCGCTCCTCAACGACCTGGCGAGGTTCTTCTCCGCCAGGGTGCGGCGAACCATCTGGCCGGGCTTCGACGCCAGCTCGTCGCCCGATCCAGGGTGGAGTGACCTGACCCGGAGCCTTGGCGACGACACGTTGGCCAGACTCGACGAGAACATCGAGAAGGGCTGGGGCGCGTGCGAGCCCGAGCTCGTCGAGCGCTTCGGCCGCCCGAGGCGGAAGGCGGCGGAAGACACGGACGAAGACAAGGACCCGCGGCTCGTCGCGCTCGACATCGACGTGAACAAGCGGCCGGAGCACAAGCTCAAGGTCTACCGCCTGCTCTGTGTGCGCCTGCTCGTGGAGGAGGGGTACTACGACTGGCTCCAGCCCTATCACTCCCGCTACGAGGCGAACGAGAAGAAGAAGGGGGAGCCGGGCGCCGAGGAGCGGGTGAAGCGCAACGACCTCGCGGAGCTCGCGGTCTCGCAGCTGCGTCTGCACTGCGGAATGCTGTTCCAGTACTTCCTGGCCATCGTCGGAGGGCTGGCCCCCGAGAAGCCTCCCTCGGTCCGACAGATTGGCCTCGAGAACATTCTGCACCGCGCCAACGACGAGCACCTGCAGCGCGTCTACGAGGCGAAGTACGCCGACTACCTGGAGCGGAAGAACGACACGGAGGACGCGCCGGAGACACATGCCGGCCTGCGCGAGTTCCTGCGCATCCGCGATGAGCTCAACGCCCAGTGCGAGGCTCGCGGCGAGGAGTCCTATGCGTCGTGGCCCGAAACGGTCCCCGACCAGCCCATCAAGGGGCTCTATACGCAGGATGAGGCGTACGGCGTCTTGTGGCGCAAGTCCAAGGTGGAGGTGGATGCCACGGCGATCTCCTATCTCAGCGCCTACGTGGCGCGGCGGGACTCGGAGTCAGCGCCCTTGAAGATGGAGGTCGGGGCCGGGCAGGAGGACGCCGAAGCGGCGGGGGTGTTGGAGATGGACGAAGGCGGGGAGGAAGAGGACGCGGAGACGGCGAGCCCCGTCAAGAGCCTCTTCTCCAAGCGCGAGCCCCTCCGGATTCCGGTGCGACTGGCCAAGGTGAAGGACGCGCCGGCGGTGGGCGTCGTCGCCTGGCACCCGCCGGCTCCTGGTGACCGCAACAAGGAAGCCCGGGGCAGGGACTTCCCGACCTTCCTCCAGTACTGCAAGGACGAGCGTCGGGAGAAGTCGCTCGGGGTCATCCTGTCGGACCTGAACATCGACACCGCGAGGCCCAAGAAGGAGCGCGCGCCGGACGAGACGCCGTACATCGACACCTGCATCCCGCGGCTCTCGTTCCACCAGTTCTTCGCGACGCTGCTGGGACCGGGCGCGGATGCCAGTCACCTCTACACCCAGGCCGACCAGCGCTCGACCATCGCCAAGAGCGTGTTTGATGACTGGGCCGTCAACAGCAAGCACGACTTTGGCGGTGGCTCGCACCAGTTGCTGCGCACGCTGCTCAACGAGCACATCAACCCCGCGGTATTCGCGCCAATCAAGACCGCGAAGGGCCACGAACTGCAGGCACCGCTCACGTCCGGCGAGGAGCTGCTGGGCTACATCGAGTCGTTCGTCACCCCGCCGCAGCAGCGCTACGGGGCGAGCGGCTACGACAAGATTCTCGTGTACTCGCCGCGCGCGGATGGCTGGACGCTGAAGCAGTCATCGGTCTTCGTCATCCCGTTCCCCATGGCCCTCGCCGACGCGAAGGAGGAAGGACTCTTCTTCATCCACGGCAAGCTGCTGCCCACGCACCTGCAGCCCTTCTGGCGGCTCATCCAGACGGAGGACGGGGAGCTGCCGGAGGAAGAGCGCATCTTCGACAAGCTTCGCGGCTCGGACGTGAAGCTCATGGGCTCGGACGACGCGCGCTGGGAAGCGCTGATGGTGGCCGCGAAGAAGCTGAGCGACCACATGCCGCTCGTCTCGGATCTCCAGCTCGTCTACAACGGCCAGGACGCGCTGGTCATCGAGGAGGAGCCGCTGCTCCTGCCCACGGGCTCCCCCGAGCTGGAGGCGCTGGAGGCGCTGTGCCTCGCCTTCCAGAAGTCCATGGGGTCCGCCGAGGAGGCCACGAGAGCGCTCGACGACATCCTGGAGGCCGCGGCCAGGGTCCCCGAGGCGGACCACCCGCGTGCGGGCGCGCTGGTGGCGGACGCCATGCAGGTGCGCGAGACGCTCGACGTGCTGCGGGCGGAAGGGTTCGACACGGCGGACTTCTGGGGCAAGCGGCCCGTCCTCGAGTCGGATGGCGGCGGCAGGGGCGCCGCGAACGGCGTCTCGCTGGACACCTACCTGACGTTCATCGGTCAGGCGCGGGTACCCAACGCGGGGGGCGGGAACTGCCTCTTCCGCACGCTCTCCCAGCTCCTCTTCGGCACCGAGCGCCACCATGCCGACGTGCGCCAGGCGGTGGTCAACCACCTGGACGACCTGCTCGCGGGGACCGTGCAGGACGACGGGGGGCTGGTGGGCCCCCTCCCGGTGGCGGCCTTCCGCCAGCACATGGAGTTGATGCTCGACTGGCATCGCGAGGCCTGGCCGAACCAGCTCGCGTACCGGCGCGTCGTCGGGACGGACGAATGGCGCCAGTACCTCCGGGCGATGAGCCGGGATGGCGTCTGGGGAGACCACGTGGCGCTCGCGGCGGCCTCCCATCTGTTCGGGGTGCGCTTCGACCTCCATGCCCGGACGAGCAACGCCTCGTACTGGACGGACCTCGTGGACTTCGTGCCGCGCACGGAGGGGCATGAAGCGGCGCGGACGCTGCTGATCGCGAACCTGGGGAACACGCACTACGAAGCCGTGGGGCCCATGGGCGCGGCGCTCCCCGAGGAGGAGGCGCTACCGCCCGTGCTCATTCCCCTCTGCGCGCCCCGCCGTCGCGCCGAGGAAGGTGTGCCGCAGCCTGCCCAGAAGAGCGAGGCCAAGGCGTCCTCCAGCCCCACGCAGGGGGCCTCGTCGTCCCCGCTGAAGGGTCCGGTGCATCTGTGGCCAAGCACGACCTACTTCAAGAAGGACACGCCGGCCCATCATCTCCACGCCCTCTTCCTCTTCGGTGAGAACGACGTCGAGAAGAAGAAGAGCAGACAGCAGAAGAGCGAGCAGCACTCCACCCAGGCCGTCATCCGCCTGAACCCGAATGCGCTCGGGATTCGCACGTGCTGGTTCTCGGGGGTGGGCATGCTGGACAAGGACCTGGCCAGGAACCAGCAGGCCATCGACGAGGACTGCGACGAGGCGCTCCAGTTGCTCAAGAGCGGCGCCTACATGACGCTCGTCGTGCCGTGGGACCACACGACCAACACCGTCGACATCGGGACGGGGGTCGCCGACCTGCCGGCGGGAGCGCCCCAGACGTGGGCCCACCTGCAGAAGAAAATCCAGGAGCTCATCGACTGGGCGAACGCGCGCCTGGGGACGGTGATGGTCGTCCCGCAGGCGGCCGTGCTCGTGCCGTCGGTGGTGCAGCAGCAGGCGTCCGACCTCTACATGCAGGAAGTCTCGGACGCGATGCTCAAGGCTCCGGCCCTGGGTGACGACTCCAGCACGAGTGTCGTGGGGGCCTCCAACGTCGTGTCCCTGAGGACGCTGCTCTTCTCCGGGGCCTCGTCACCCGAGACGGGGCTCCTGTCGGACGTCGACTACGAGAAGAACAAGGCCATGCTCGACGAAGACCTGGAGGAGCTCAGCCGGCGGGTGGAGAGCGGCCAGTTCCGGAGGCTCGTGCTCCCCCGGGACGAGGAGCACCAGATCGTCCTGGGCACTGAGCTGGGCAGGCTCGACGTGAATGCGCCCAGGACACTGGACTACCTGCGCAAGCGGCTGGAGGCCCTGTGCAAGCGCTGCGAGGAGATCCACGTCATCCCGGCCTCGGCGCTGATGGAGGACGAGGACCGCGAGGACGGCAACGGGATGCAGGGCGTGCAGGAGTCGCAGTCCCTGTCCGCGTCCGGGGACCTTCCCGCGCCGAACCGGCTCAAGCGCACGCGGAGCGACCGGGACAAGGTCGTCTTCGCGGGAGAGGAAGAGGAGGCGCGGCTTCCTGGCGAAGATGAGTCCGCCCTCAAGAAACACAAGGACAGGTCGTCGAGGGCCTTCGCCACGTTCCGACCGTCGTCGTCCGTGGACCCAGACGTCGCCGTGAAGGACAGGCCCAAGCGAACCCGGAGCCAGCGGGACGGACTCGAGGACGAAGAGCCGCCCCCTGGGCTCCCCGAAGAAGATGAGTCGGCCATCAAGAAGAAGAAGGAAGCGCCGCAGGGGGAGGAGGAAGCGGAGGAGGATCAGGCGGGAGGCATGTAG
- a CDS encoding peptidoglycan-binding protein, producing MEVVVVDDRETPLPGIAVELARPTGDAALRLRTDEHGVALFEGLEQGRYHLRLLNVEPALWRVLGRLALPPLEAKSSARWDSVSQSEALSWTCDGTESLTVLAARLGVRPSRLLDARSGQRLASEVAPAPGTRIAVQPYSTEWATVETGYRQVVHRIGIPLSLVLVLRDGVHQPRAHQPYLLKLWMDDGEELPAREGVTDARGRVVQLLPEHAERGEVTVAPGRADERRLVLRFAALRATSAPEGLQERLENLGFSCGGERGQLGPKTRLAVEWFQYALGLPPSGHADEATCAALGLLHRS from the coding sequence GTGGAGGTCGTCGTCGTCGACGACCGCGAGACGCCGCTGCCGGGGATTGCCGTGGAGCTGGCCCGGCCGACGGGCGACGCGGCGTTGCGCCTGCGCACGGACGAGCACGGGGTCGCCCTCTTCGAGGGACTGGAACAGGGGCGCTACCACCTGCGCCTGCTCAACGTGGAGCCCGCGCTGTGGCGGGTGCTGGGCCGGCTCGCCCTGCCCCCACTCGAGGCGAAGTCCAGCGCCCGCTGGGACTCCGTCTCCCAGTCGGAGGCGCTCTCGTGGACGTGTGATGGAACGGAGTCGCTCACGGTCCTCGCCGCGAGGCTGGGGGTGAGGCCCTCGCGTCTGCTCGATGCCCGGAGCGGGCAGCGGCTCGCGTCCGAGGTGGCCCCGGCTCCGGGCACCCGCATCGCCGTGCAGCCCTACTCCACGGAGTGGGCCACGGTGGAGACGGGCTATCGGCAGGTGGTGCACCGGATTGGAATCCCCCTGTCCCTGGTGCTCGTGCTGCGCGACGGCGTCCACCAGCCCCGCGCGCACCAGCCCTACCTGTTGAAGCTGTGGATGGACGACGGAGAAGAGCTCCCCGCGCGCGAGGGGGTGACGGATGCACGAGGACGCGTCGTGCAACTGTTGCCGGAGCACGCGGAGCGAGGCGAGGTGACGGTGGCGCCCGGCCGCGCCGACGAGCGGCGTCTGGTGCTGCGCTTCGCCGCGCTGCGGGCGACGAGCGCTCCAGAGGGGCTTCAGGAGCGCCTGGAGAACCTGGGGTTCTCCTGCGGAGGCGAGCGGGGCCAGCTCGGCCCGAAGACACGTCTGGCCGTCGAGTGGTTCCAGTACGCGCTCGGGCTGCCTCCGAGCGGGCATGCGGACGAAGCGACCTGCGCTGCCCTGGGTCTGCTTCACCGCTCGTAA